Proteins encoded in a region of the Diospyros lotus cultivar Yz01 chromosome 9, ASM1463336v1, whole genome shotgun sequence genome:
- the LOC127809470 gene encoding caffeoylshikimate esterase-like isoform X2 has translation MAHDTDEGIIYGEEFIVNARGMELFTCRWVPAESEAKALILLCHGYGVGCSISMRGAATRLAKAGYEVYGMDYEGHGKSSGLQGFVPCFDDVVSDCSHHYTSICEREENRNKLRIVMGESMGGAVALLLHRKKPHFWDGAILVAPMCKIADGMRPHPLMIKVLRKLSRLIPTWKITPIPDIIDAAVRDASVREQIPSNPYCYKGRLRLLTGYQLLTVSMDLEKRLEEVSLPFLVLHGEEDKVTDPAVSRLLYDSARTPIRDKTLKLYPEMWHSLYYGELPHNIDTVFSDILAWLDERLASSSSDNLERQLKLENDNDVPAASSTDHTHTHAF, from the exons ATG GCTCATGACACTGATGAAGGTATCATCTATGGAGAG GAATTCATAGTGAATGCAAGGGGGATGGAGCTTTTCACATGCAGATGGGTGCCTGCAGAGAGCGAGGCAAAAGCTTTGATCTTGCTGTGCCATGGGTATGGCGTGGGGTGCAGCATCTCAATGAGAGGTGCTGCAACGAGGCTGGCAAAGGCAGGATATGAGGTGTATGGGATGGACTATGAAGGACATGGGAAATCATCTGGCCTTCAGGGCTTCGTCCCCTGCTTTGATGATGTTGTTTCTGACTGCTCTCATCACTACACATCCATCTGCG AGAGGGAGGAGAATAGGAACAAGTTGAGGATCGTGATGGGGGAATCCATGGGAGGAGCGGTGGCTCTGCTCTTGCACAGGAAGAAGCCTCACTTCTGGGATGGCGCCATTTTGGTTGCACCTATGTGtaag ATAGCAGATGGTATGAGGCCACACCCATTGATGATAAAAGTGCTGAGAAAGCTGAGCCGTCTGATTCCAACCTGGAAAATCACACCCATTCCTGATATCATTGATGCTGCCGTCAGAGATGCCAGTGTCAGGGAACAG ATTCCATCAAATCCTTACTGCTACAAAGGCCGACTTCGACTGCTTACCGGCTATCAGCTTTTGACCGTGAGTATGGATCTGGAGAAAAGGCTTGAAGAGGTCTCGTTGCCATTTCTGGTATTGCACGGGGAAGAGGACAAGGTGACGGATCCGGCGGTGAGCAGGCTTCTGTACGACTCGGCTCGCACGCCCATTAGAGACAAGACCTTGAAGCTGTACCCAGAAATGTGGCATTCCCTCTACTACGGCGAGCTTCCCCACAACATCGACACGGTGTTTTCCGACATATTGGCATGGTTGGACGAGAGACTGGCATCGTCCTCGTCCGACAACTTGGAGCGGCAGCTCAAGCTTGAAAATGATAATGATGTCCCCGCCGCCTCAAGCACTGACCACACCCACACCCACGCGTTTTAG
- the LOC127809470 gene encoding caffeoylshikimate esterase-like isoform X1 — protein sequence MTLMKVSSMERKIQEFIVNARGMELFTCRWVPAESEAKALILLCHGYGVGCSISMRGAATRLAKAGYEVYGMDYEGHGKSSGLQGFVPCFDDVVSDCSHHYTSICEREENRNKLRIVMGESMGGAVALLLHRKKPHFWDGAILVAPMCKIADGMRPHPLMIKVLRKLSRLIPTWKITPIPDIIDAAVRDASVREQIPSNPYCYKGRLRLLTGYQLLTVSMDLEKRLEEVSLPFLVLHGEEDKVTDPAVSRLLYDSARTPIRDKTLKLYPEMWHSLYYGELPHNIDTVFSDILAWLDERLASSSSDNLERQLKLENDNDVPAASSTDHTHTHAF from the exons ATGACACTGATGAAGGTATCATCTATGGAGAG aaaaatacagGAATTCATAGTGAATGCAAGGGGGATGGAGCTTTTCACATGCAGATGGGTGCCTGCAGAGAGCGAGGCAAAAGCTTTGATCTTGCTGTGCCATGGGTATGGCGTGGGGTGCAGCATCTCAATGAGAGGTGCTGCAACGAGGCTGGCAAAGGCAGGATATGAGGTGTATGGGATGGACTATGAAGGACATGGGAAATCATCTGGCCTTCAGGGCTTCGTCCCCTGCTTTGATGATGTTGTTTCTGACTGCTCTCATCACTACACATCCATCTGCG AGAGGGAGGAGAATAGGAACAAGTTGAGGATCGTGATGGGGGAATCCATGGGAGGAGCGGTGGCTCTGCTCTTGCACAGGAAGAAGCCTCACTTCTGGGATGGCGCCATTTTGGTTGCACCTATGTGtaag ATAGCAGATGGTATGAGGCCACACCCATTGATGATAAAAGTGCTGAGAAAGCTGAGCCGTCTGATTCCAACCTGGAAAATCACACCCATTCCTGATATCATTGATGCTGCCGTCAGAGATGCCAGTGTCAGGGAACAG ATTCCATCAAATCCTTACTGCTACAAAGGCCGACTTCGACTGCTTACCGGCTATCAGCTTTTGACCGTGAGTATGGATCTGGAGAAAAGGCTTGAAGAGGTCTCGTTGCCATTTCTGGTATTGCACGGGGAAGAGGACAAGGTGACGGATCCGGCGGTGAGCAGGCTTCTGTACGACTCGGCTCGCACGCCCATTAGAGACAAGACCTTGAAGCTGTACCCAGAAATGTGGCATTCCCTCTACTACGGCGAGCTTCCCCACAACATCGACACGGTGTTTTCCGACATATTGGCATGGTTGGACGAGAGACTGGCATCGTCCTCGTCCGACAACTTGGAGCGGCAGCTCAAGCTTGAAAATGATAATGATGTCCCCGCCGCCTCAAGCACTGACCACACCCACACCCACGCGTTTTAG
- the LOC127809645 gene encoding spliceosome-associated protein 130 A, with the protein MYLYSLTLQQATGVVCAINGSFSGGKSQEIVVARGKVLDLLRPDENGKIQTLLSVEIFGAIRSLAQFRLTGAQKDYIVVGSDSGRIVILEYNKEKNFFDKIHQETFGKSGCRRIVPGQYLAIDPKGRAVMIGACEKQKLVYVLNRDTAARLTISSPLEAHKSHTISYSICGVDCGFDNPIFAAIELDYSEADQDSTGLAAAEAQKHLTFYELDLGLNHVSRKWSEQVDNGANMLVTVPGGGDGPSGVLVCAENFVIYKNQGHPDVRAVIPRRADLPAERGVLIVSAAMHKQKSMFFFLLQTEYGDIFKVTLDHDNDRVKELKIKYFDTIPVTSSLCVLKSGFLFAASEFGNHALYQFQAIGDEPDVESSSATLMETEEGFQPLFFQPRRLKNLVRIDQVESLMPIMDMKVINLFEEETPQIFALCGRGPRSSLRILRPGLAISEMAVSQLPGVPSAVWTVKKNVNDEFDAYIVVSFANATLVLSIGETVEEVSDSGFLDTTPSLAVSLIGDDSLMQVHPSGIRHIREDGRINEWRTPGKRTIVKVGSNRLQVVIALSGGELIYFEVDMTGQLMEVEKHEMSGDVACLDIAPVPEGRQRSRFLAVGSYDNCIRILSLDPDDCMQVLSLQSVSSPPESLLFLEVQASVGGEDGADHPASLFLNAGLQNGVLFRTVVDMVTGQLSDARSRFLGLRAPKLFSVIVRGRRAMLCLSSRPWLGYIHQGHFLLTPLSYETLEYAASFSSDQCAEGVVAVAGDALRVFTIERLGETFNENAIPLRYTPRKFVLQPKRKLLVIIESDQGAFAAEERETAKKECFEDAGMGENGKMEMENGGDDEDKEDPLSDEQYGYPKAESERWVSCIRVLDPKTANTTCLLELQDNEAAFSICTVNFHDKEFGTLLAVGTAKGLQFWPKRSLVAGYIHIYRFLDDGKSLELLHKTQVDGVPLALSQFQGRLLAGIGPVLRLYDLGKRRLLRKCENKLFPNTIMSIHTYRDRIYVGDIQESFHYCKYRRDENQLYIFADDSVPRWLTAAYHIDFDTMAGADKFGNIYFVRLPQDVSDEIEEDPTGGKIKWEQGKLNGAPNKVEEIVQFHIGDVVSCLQKASLMPGGGECVIYGTVMGSLGALFAFSSRDDVDFFSHLEMHMRQEHPPLCGRDHMAYRSAYFPVKDVIDGDLCEQFPTLPMDLQRKIAEELDRTPAEILKKLEDIRNKII; encoded by the exons ATGTACCTTTACAGCCTCACTCTTCAACAAGCTACGGGTGTAGTTTGCGCCATCAATGGAAGCTTCTCTGGTGGAAAATCCCAAGAAATCGTCGTGGCCAGGGGCAAAGTTCTCGATCTTCTCCGACCCGACGAGAACGGTAAGATACAAACACTTCTCTCCGTTGAAATCTTCGGCGCGATTAGGTCTTTAGCTCAGTTTAGATTAACGGGTGCCCAGAAGGACTACATTGTGGTTGGGTCCGATTCGGGCCGAATTGTGATCCTTGAATATAACAAGgaaaagaatttttttgataaaattcatCAGGAGACGTTTGGGAAGTCGGGCTGTCGCCGAATTGTTCCAGGGCAGTACTTGGCGATTGACCCTAAGGGTAGGGCTGTCATGATTGGGGCTTGTGAGAAGCAAAAGCTTGTTTACGTACTGAATAGGGATACGGCAGCAAGGCTGACGATCTCGTCTCCTTTGGAGGCGCACAAGTCGCATACAATTAGTTATTCGATTTGTGGGGTGGATTGTGGGTTTGATAACCCGATATTTGCTGCCATTGAGTTGGATTATTCGGAGGCTGATCAGGATTCAACTGGTCTGGCAGCTGCAGAGGCTCAGAAACACCTGACTTTTTATGAGCTTGATCTTGGGCTTAATCATGTGTCTAGGAAGTGGTCTGAACAGGTTGATAATGGGGCTAATATGCTTGTGACTGTTCCTGGTGGTGGAGATGGGCCTAGTGGAGTGCTTGTTTGTGCTGAAAATTTTGTGATATATAAGAACCAGGGTCACCCTGATGTCCGTGCTGTTATTCCAAGGCGAGCAGATTTACCTGCTGAACGTGGGGTTCTTATAGTTTCAGCTGCTATGCACAAGCAAAAATCCatgttcttctttcttttgcaaACTGAATATGGAGATATCTTCAAGGTTACGTTGGATCATGACAATGACCGAGTCAAGGAGTTGAAGATTAAGTACTTCGATACAATTCCTGTGACGTCTTCATTGTGTGTTTTGAAGTCAGGGTTCCTCTTTGCTGCATCAGAGTTTGGGAACCATGCTTTATATCAATTTCAGGCAATAGGGGATGAACCTGATGTAGAGTCTTCTTCAGCTACACTGATGGAAACTGAAGAAGGTTTCCAGCCTTTATTTTTCCAGCCTAGAAGACTTAAGAACCTGGTTAGGATTGACCAAGTTGAGAGTTTGATGCCAATTATGGACATGAAAGTTATAAATCTTTTTGAGGAAGAAACTCCTCAGATATTTGCACTTTGTGGGAGGGGGCCTCGCTCGTCACTAAGGATACTGAGGCCAGGTTTGGCTATTAGTGAAATGGCTGTGTCGCAGCTTCCTGGTGTCCCAAGTGCTGTTTGGACAGTCAAGAAGAATGTCAATGATGAGTTTGATGCTTACATCGTTGTCTCATTTGCAAATGCAACTCTTGTCCTTTCAATTGGTGAGACAGTTGAAGAAGTTAGTGATAGTGGATTCCTTGACACTACCCCCTCGCTTGCTGTTTCTTTGATAGGTGATGATTCTCTGATGCAGGTTCACCCTAGTGGTATTAGACATATAAGGGAAGATGGGCGTATTAATGAATGGAGAACTCCTGGAAAGAGGACAATAGTTAAGGTTGGGTCTAACAGACTTCAAGTGGTTATCGCACTGAGTGGTGGGGAGCTTATATATTTTGAGGTGGACATGACTGGCCAGCTGATGGAGGTTGAGAAGCATGAAATGTCTGGGGATGTGGCGTGTTTGGACATTGCACCTGTACCTGAAGGGCGGCAGAGGTCCCGTTTCCTTGCAGTCGGATCATATGACAACTGCATTCGTATATTGTCTCTGGATCCTGATGATTGTATGCAGGTCTTAAGTTTACAAAGTGTCTCTTCCCCTCCAGAGTCTCTCCTTTTTCTTGAAGTTCAGGCTTCTGTTGGTGGGGAGGATGGTGCAGATCACCCTGCCAGCCTTTTCCTTAATGCTGGTTTACAGAATGGGGTTTTATTTAGAACGGTGGTGGACATGGTGACGGGTCAGCTTTCGGATGCCCGCTCTCGATTCTTAGGACTGAGAGCCCCAAAGCTTTTCTCTGTCATTGTAAGAGGACGGCGAGCTATGCTTTGCTTGTCAAGTAGACCCTGGCTGGGTTACATCCATCAAGGTCATTTCCTTCTAACACCACTTTCATATGAAACCCTTGAATATGCAGCGTCATTTTCATCTGATCAGTGTGCGGAAGGTGTAGTTGCTGTTGCTGGGGATGCATTACGGGTATTTACTATTGAGAGATTGGGGGAGACATTTAATGAAAATGCAATTCCTCTGAGGTACACCCCGAGAAAGTTCGTCCTTCAACCAAAGCGGAAGCTTTTGGTAATTATTGAGAGCGATCAAGGAGCATTTGCAGCTGAGGAGCGTGAAACTGCAAAAAAAGAATGCTTTGAAGATGCTGGAATGGGGGAAAATGGAAAGATGGAAATGGAGAATGGTGGGGATGATGAGGATAAGGAAGATCCGCTTTCGGATGAGCAATATGGTTATCCAAAGGCAGAGTCAGAAAGGTGGGTTTCTTGCATAAGAGTTCTTGACCCAAAGACAGCAAACACTACTTGTTTGCTGGAGCTTCAGGATAATGAAGCTGCATTCAGCATTTGCACTGTAAATTTCCATGATAAGGAGTTTGGGACTCTTTTGGCAGTTGGTACAGCAAAGGGCCTGCAATTTTGGCCCAAAAGATCTCTTGTTGCTGgatatattcatatttataggTTTCTGGACGATGGAAAATCCCTTGAACTTCTGCATAAGACACAAGTGGATGGTGTTCCTCTTGCTTTGTCCCAATTCCAGGGAAGGTTACTTGCTGGTATTGGACCTGTGCTCAGATTATATGATTTGGGGAAAAGGAGGTTGCTTAGAAAATGCGAGAATAAATTGTTCCCCAACACAATCATGTCTATCCATACCTACCGTGATCGTATTTATGTAGGTGACATTCAGGAG TCATTCCACTATTGCAAGTATCGACGAGATGAAAATCAACTATACATATTTGCTGATGATAGTGTTCCAAGATGGCTTACTGCAGCATATCACATCGATTTTGACACCATGGCTGGTGCAGACAAGtttggtaatatttattttgtgcgGTTACCGCAAGATGTGTCAGATGAGATTGAAGAAGATCCAACTGGTGGGAAGATAAAGTGGGAACAGGGGAAGCTGAATGGAGCCCCTAACAAGGTAGAGGAAATAGTGCAGTTCCACATTGGTGATGTGGTCAGTTGCTTGCAAAAGGCATCTCTAATGCCAGGTGGTGGAGAATGTGTCATTTATGGGACTGTGATGGGAAGTTTGGGTGCATTGTTTGCTTTCTCTTCCCGTGATGACgttgattttttttctcatttggaGATGCATATGAGGCAAGAGCACCCGCCTTTGTGTGGAAGAGATCACATGGCTTATAGATCAGCCTATTTTCCAGTTAAG GATGTGATCGATGGAGATTTGTGTGAGCAGTTCCCAACATTGCCCATGGATTTGCAGCGGAAGATTGCAGAGGAATTGGATAGAACTCCGGCTGAGATTCTCAAAAAACTTGAAGATATTCGAAATAAAATCATTTGA
- the LOC127809470 gene encoding caffeoylshikimate esterase-like isoform X3, with protein sequence MELFTCRWVPAESEAKALILLCHGYGVGCSISMRGAATRLAKAGYEVYGMDYEGHGKSSGLQGFVPCFDDVVSDCSHHYTSICEREENRNKLRIVMGESMGGAVALLLHRKKPHFWDGAILVAPMCKIADGMRPHPLMIKVLRKLSRLIPTWKITPIPDIIDAAVRDASVREQIPSNPYCYKGRLRLLTGYQLLTVSMDLEKRLEEVSLPFLVLHGEEDKVTDPAVSRLLYDSARTPIRDKTLKLYPEMWHSLYYGELPHNIDTVFSDILAWLDERLASSSSDNLERQLKLENDNDVPAASSTDHTHTHAF encoded by the exons ATGGAGCTTTTCACATGCAGATGGGTGCCTGCAGAGAGCGAGGCAAAAGCTTTGATCTTGCTGTGCCATGGGTATGGCGTGGGGTGCAGCATCTCAATGAGAGGTGCTGCAACGAGGCTGGCAAAGGCAGGATATGAGGTGTATGGGATGGACTATGAAGGACATGGGAAATCATCTGGCCTTCAGGGCTTCGTCCCCTGCTTTGATGATGTTGTTTCTGACTGCTCTCATCACTACACATCCATCTGCG AGAGGGAGGAGAATAGGAACAAGTTGAGGATCGTGATGGGGGAATCCATGGGAGGAGCGGTGGCTCTGCTCTTGCACAGGAAGAAGCCTCACTTCTGGGATGGCGCCATTTTGGTTGCACCTATGTGtaag ATAGCAGATGGTATGAGGCCACACCCATTGATGATAAAAGTGCTGAGAAAGCTGAGCCGTCTGATTCCAACCTGGAAAATCACACCCATTCCTGATATCATTGATGCTGCCGTCAGAGATGCCAGTGTCAGGGAACAG ATTCCATCAAATCCTTACTGCTACAAAGGCCGACTTCGACTGCTTACCGGCTATCAGCTTTTGACCGTGAGTATGGATCTGGAGAAAAGGCTTGAAGAGGTCTCGTTGCCATTTCTGGTATTGCACGGGGAAGAGGACAAGGTGACGGATCCGGCGGTGAGCAGGCTTCTGTACGACTCGGCTCGCACGCCCATTAGAGACAAGACCTTGAAGCTGTACCCAGAAATGTGGCATTCCCTCTACTACGGCGAGCTTCCCCACAACATCGACACGGTGTTTTCCGACATATTGGCATGGTTGGACGAGAGACTGGCATCGTCCTCGTCCGACAACTTGGAGCGGCAGCTCAAGCTTGAAAATGATAATGATGTCCCCGCCGCCTCAAGCACTGACCACACCCACACCCACGCGTTTTAG